Proteins from a single region of Parasedimentitalea psychrophila:
- a CDS encoding CHASE2 domain-containing protein yields MRILDPYPVVATRLIYFDYLQRLSPRLFEPDLPVRVVDIDETSLSILGQWPWPRTLVADMVDQLNAYGAASVGFDVLFAEPDRYSPARFAQDPNYAELFARTDQLSLLDNDVRLANANASLPVILGVALKPTADESNIQSKAGVIQIGDNPSNGLNWVAAWTSLAPPLAETASGIGSINVAPGDTFGIVRTVPLLWQSPNGLMPSFSLEALRVTMQEPNIILEGAHEEEGIVRFIELGGLVIPTTEQGELWVRFRHDNPDLYISAVDVMTKSNDEWMRNEIEGKIVLVGTSAAGLLDIRQTPLGEAVPGVSIHAQVIEQLLLGQSLHRSDTVAGLEILSYVALGLVVTTVMSLGGAVMSFVAGGVAAALVLLASWLGFQHGSILFDATFPLAGGMVNFAVLSGYLHGVAERDKRAIRRSLSHYVAPGVLEELDRTGQELRLGGETQNITVLFSDIRNFTPLSERISPIDLVDLLNKLFTCLAREIQAEKGTVDKFIGDAVMAFWNAPLKIENHQLHAVRAALRLRSSLEDFNQASVRQGLPPIELAIGCASGQACVGNIGSESRFNYTAIGDVVNVASRIENICRHVEFDIVVSKTVMEAIGGEIGMLEAGIVKLKGKTEREPIYIVVGGNEIAKSKEFTKLRSLHQHLIKDLCDNKANSSLETQVQSFMAIAGQVNPRLPNFYTKIIARREDFLQPAYNGLRAVTVKDPIPNNSH; encoded by the coding sequence GTGCGAATCTTGGATCCATATCCTGTTGTTGCAACACGGCTCATCTATTTCGACTATTTGCAACGTCTCTCCCCTCGATTGTTTGAACCAGATTTGCCGGTTCGTGTCGTCGACATTGACGAGACTTCGCTATCAATCCTTGGACAATGGCCTTGGCCACGGACATTAGTGGCCGATATGGTTGACCAACTAAACGCCTATGGCGCGGCAAGTGTTGGCTTCGATGTTCTTTTTGCCGAACCCGATAGGTATTCTCCCGCAAGATTTGCCCAAGATCCCAATTATGCAGAACTTTTTGCGCGAACAGATCAACTTTCACTGCTCGACAATGATGTCAGACTTGCAAATGCGAATGCTTCGTTGCCAGTCATCCTGGGTGTCGCACTAAAACCTACCGCCGACGAAAGTAACATTCAGTCAAAGGCAGGAGTCATTCAAATCGGGGACAACCCCAGTAACGGCTTGAATTGGGTAGCCGCGTGGACTTCACTGGCACCTCCACTTGCCGAAACCGCAAGTGGGATAGGCAGTATCAACGTTGCGCCGGGGGATACCTTTGGCATTGTCCGTACCGTTCCCTTGCTATGGCAAAGCCCCAACGGCTTGATGCCAAGTTTCAGTCTCGAGGCGCTCCGTGTAACGATGCAAGAACCCAACATCATACTGGAGGGAGCACATGAGGAGGAGGGAATTGTTCGGTTCATCGAGCTAGGTGGCTTGGTAATTCCAACGACCGAGCAAGGCGAGCTATGGGTTCGATTTCGCCATGACAACCCTGATTTGTACATCTCCGCTGTCGATGTGATGACCAAATCAAATGACGAATGGATGCGAAATGAGATTGAAGGAAAGATCGTTCTGGTCGGCACATCTGCTGCCGGATTGCTTGATATCCGCCAGACACCTCTTGGAGAAGCCGTTCCGGGAGTATCCATACATGCTCAAGTCATCGAGCAATTGCTTCTAGGTCAATCATTGCATCGCTCAGATACGGTCGCCGGATTAGAGATCTTGTCCTATGTCGCACTTGGTCTTGTTGTAACAACCGTCATGTCTCTTGGTGGAGCGGTGATGTCATTTGTTGCAGGAGGTGTCGCAGCAGCCTTGGTTCTGTTGGCCAGTTGGCTTGGCTTTCAACACGGTTCGATTTTGTTTGACGCAACCTTTCCTCTTGCGGGAGGAATGGTCAATTTCGCAGTACTTTCAGGTTACCTTCATGGCGTTGCCGAACGCGACAAAAGAGCCATCCGCCGATCACTTTCGCATTATGTCGCGCCAGGAGTGCTAGAGGAGTTGGATCGAACCGGGCAGGAATTACGCCTAGGAGGGGAAACACAAAACATTACGGTGCTCTTTTCTGACATTCGCAATTTCACGCCGTTGAGCGAACGCATTTCACCAATTGATTTGGTCGATCTTCTCAACAAGTTATTCACGTGTCTGGCCCGCGAGATCCAGGCTGAAAAGGGCACGGTCGACAAGTTTATTGGCGATGCGGTCATGGCGTTTTGGAATGCACCACTCAAAATCGAGAACCATCAATTGCATGCGGTTCGCGCAGCGCTTCGACTACGATCCTCTTTGGAGGATTTCAATCAAGCCTCAGTAAGGCAGGGGCTCCCACCCATTGAACTCGCTATCGGATGTGCTTCGGGGCAGGCTTGTGTCGGGAACATCGGTTCAGAAAGCCGTTTCAATTACACCGCGATCGGAGATGTTGTAAACGTCGCTTCACGCATCGAAAATATCTGCAGGCACGTAGAATTTGATATTGTTGTCTCCAAAACTGTGATGGAAGCAATTGGCGGTGAAATAGGGATGCTCGAAGCTGGCATCGTTAAGCTCAAGGGCAAAACCGAGCGAGAACCCATTTACATCGTCGTTGGTGGAAACGAGATCGCAAAATCTAAAGAGTTCACAAAACTTAGATCTCTTCACCAACACTTGATCAAAGATCTTTGCGACAACAAAGCTAACAGCAGCTTGGAAACGCAGGTTCAATCTTTCATGGCAATCGCGGGGCAGGTAAACCCACGCCTTCCAAATTTCTATACAAAAATTATTGCGCGACGTGAGGATTTTTTACAGCCAGCATACAATGGGCTTAGAGCTGTAACGGTTAAAGATCCTATTCCGAACAATAGCCATTAG
- a CDS encoding DUF3307 domain-containing protein, which translates to MEILALMIFAHAMADYPLQGDFLARAKNHTAPICGVPWYHALGAHCAIHGGFVGIITGSLALGIAEFVIHAATDYAKCSGRISYNTDQAIHVGCKVLWAWILLG; encoded by the coding sequence ATGGAAATTCTGGCGCTGATGATCTTTGCCCATGCGATGGCGGACTATCCGTTGCAGGGAGATTTCCTAGCTCGAGCCAAAAACCACACAGCTCCGATTTGTGGAGTGCCCTGGTATCACGCCCTTGGGGCCCATTGTGCAATCCACGGTGGGTTTGTTGGTATCATCACTGGTTCGCTTGCCTTGGGCATTGCTGAGTTCGTTATTCATGCCGCCACGGATTACGCCAAGTGTTCCGGACGTATTTCCTATAACACTGACCAAGCTATCCACGTCGGCTGCAAGGTGCTGTGGGCTTGGATCCTTCTTGGTTGA
- a CDS encoding sensor histidine kinase, giving the protein MAFFERQNVVRELTVKSATLHRLASQRADQHDAHLTSLSAIFVAGGVERQDLVLDVAATITRFYPRITSVNVVPYDPSQPMIETQPSLSAQARERVVELARRSTGALQIGQMPDLSDHYLLVKRTPNSDVAQHGLALVIDARALIATDDPFWEAPSTSLRLSTPDGQTVLVGQVASGETGFSKPLGSVSQPLVFETSLAIGLSDLLPARKMFSVIAVVTTLFLLSAFGFKQRARTKDAENRAKLSAQETRLAHASRVNAMGEMASGMAHELAQPLTAILSQAQAGRHLARRGDVERLGTVLDDTVSQARRAANILDRLRRWSKPNRAPSESCSVHEAAQSVQNLLALEAKTKGAAITLSLHEEPLFVDADPVELEQIVFNLVRNAFDASDAAQVTISTHIDGPSAVLDVSDTGPGVAEHLKPRIFEPFVTGKPDGTGLGLALCQRLVEEMSGDIMLLDDTNQTTFRLSLPLSTKAVAT; this is encoded by the coding sequence GTGGCGTTTTTTGAACGGCAAAACGTGGTCCGTGAACTGACGGTCAAAAGTGCAACACTGCATCGCTTGGCCTCCCAGCGGGCGGATCAACATGATGCGCATTTGACATCTTTGTCTGCGATTTTTGTGGCGGGTGGGGTTGAGCGGCAAGATTTGGTACTGGATGTCGCGGCAACAATCACGCGCTTCTATCCACGTATTACCTCGGTGAATGTCGTCCCATATGATCCGTCCCAACCGATGATAGAAACGCAGCCCAGTCTCTCGGCACAGGCCAGGGAACGTGTCGTTGAATTGGCGCGCCGCTCGACAGGGGCTCTGCAAATTGGGCAAATGCCAGATTTGTCGGATCATTACCTGCTTGTGAAACGCACACCCAATTCTGACGTGGCGCAGCATGGTTTGGCGCTGGTGATCGACGCCCGCGCGCTGATTGCCACAGATGATCCGTTTTGGGAAGCGCCATCGACTTCTTTGCGTCTATCCACACCAGACGGCCAAACGGTATTGGTGGGTCAGGTTGCATCAGGTGAAACTGGGTTTTCCAAACCGCTTGGAAGTGTGTCTCAGCCTTTGGTATTTGAGACCTCTTTGGCGATCGGGCTGTCTGACCTCTTGCCAGCCAGGAAAATGTTCTCTGTGATCGCAGTGGTCACAACGCTCTTTTTGCTGTCGGCCTTCGGTTTCAAACAACGCGCGCGCACCAAAGATGCAGAAAACCGCGCCAAACTCAGCGCGCAGGAAACGCGGCTCGCCCATGCGTCGCGCGTCAATGCAATGGGCGAAATGGCCAGCGGCATGGCGCATGAACTGGCGCAACCGCTGACCGCAATCCTGAGCCAAGCACAGGCAGGACGTCATTTGGCGCGGCGCGGTGATGTTGAACGTCTTGGCACTGTGTTGGACGACACGGTATCCCAAGCACGGCGCGCAGCGAATATCCTTGATCGCCTGAGACGCTGGAGCAAACCCAACCGTGCGCCTTCTGAGAGCTGTTCTGTCCACGAAGCCGCCCAAAGCGTTCAGAACCTGTTGGCATTGGAGGCCAAGACGAAGGGGGCTGCGATTACACTATCGTTGCATGAGGAACCCCTCTTTGTTGACGCCGATCCGGTTGAGTTGGAACAGATTGTGTTTAATCTCGTGCGCAATGCGTTTGATGCCTCGGATGCGGCACAGGTCACGATCAGCACGCATATCGATGGTCCGTCGGCTGTTCTGGATGTCAGCGATACCGGGCCAGGAGTGGCTGAACACCTCAAGCCCCGCATCTTTGAACCTTTCGTGACAGGTAAACCGGACGGAACGGGGCTTGGCCTCGCGCTGTGTCAAAGGCTGGTCGAGGAAATGAGCGGTGATATCATGCTGTTGGACGACACCAACCAGACCACTTTCCGTCTGTCCCTGCCGCTTTCAACAAAGGCGGTGGCAACATGA
- a CDS encoding response regulator transcription factor, which yields MSDRVYLVDDDEAVRNALSLLLETVGLNVRSFASPETFLTQAANLTPGCLILDIRMPAISGLKLQEKLTDLGVSWPTVIISGHGDIEACRRAFRNGAIDFLSKPVDEQDLIDAIQKGHRELESLQQASAERAEAVALVQHLSTREQQVLEMIAKGLTTKQIADALTLSPRTVESHRAAIAAKAGTSSAAELTRYWLDAQADQ from the coding sequence ATGAGCGATCGCGTTTACCTCGTTGATGATGATGAAGCCGTCCGCAACGCATTAAGCCTGCTGTTGGAAACCGTCGGGCTGAATGTACGCAGCTTTGCATCGCCCGAGACATTCTTGACGCAAGCGGCAAATCTGACGCCGGGCTGCCTGATCCTTGATATCAGGATGCCCGCGATTTCGGGCCTGAAACTACAAGAAAAGCTGACCGACCTGGGCGTATCATGGCCCACTGTTATTATCAGCGGGCATGGCGATATCGAGGCATGCAGGCGCGCGTTTCGCAATGGCGCGATCGATTTTTTGAGCAAGCCGGTAGACGAACAAGACCTGATCGACGCGATCCAGAAGGGTCACCGAGAACTTGAGAGCCTCCAGCAGGCGTCAGCAGAACGCGCGGAGGCGGTGGCATTGGTGCAGCATCTCTCCACACGCGAACAACAAGTCTTGGAGATGATCGCGAAGGGCCTGACAACCAAGCAAATCGCCGATGCGCTCACCCTGTCGCCCCGCACGGTAGAAAGTCACCGCGCAGCGATTGCGGCCAAAGCGGGCACGTCTTCGGCGGCCGAACTGACACGGTATTGGCTGGATGCACAGGCCGATCAGTAG
- a CDS encoding GlcG/HbpS family heme-binding protein has translation MIRSIALATALLTPIAAFAQDLPTAPYLPLNMATKSAQAAVAACSAEGYNVSVAIVARSGVTKVHLRADNAGPHTVGSSTGKAFTSASMGRDTAGLAGFIGAKPENGGLRDMDSRLVIQAGGLPIKIGGALVGGIGVGGAPSGAIDETCARAGLDAIGAE, from the coding sequence ATGATCCGTTCTATTGCTCTTGCGACAGCCCTGCTGACACCAATCGCGGCCTTTGCCCAAGACCTGCCGACAGCGCCCTATCTGCCGCTCAATATGGCAACCAAATCCGCACAAGCCGCCGTCGCAGCTTGCTCTGCCGAGGGCTACAATGTCAGCGTCGCAATCGTTGCGCGCAGCGGCGTGACCAAAGTGCATTTGCGCGCTGACAACGCAGGCCCGCACACAGTTGGCTCCAGCACAGGTAAGGCCTTCACATCCGCTAGCATGGGCCGTGACACGGCAGGTCTTGCGGGCTTTATCGGCGCCAAACCTGAAAACGGCGGCCTGCGCGATATGGACAGCCGTCTGGTGATCCAGGCAGGCGGATTACCGATCAAAATCGGTGGCGCTTTGGTCGGTGGCATCGGAGTCGGTGGCGCGCCATCCGGTGCGATTGACGAGACATGTGCGCGCGCAGGTCTTGACGCAATCGGCGCTGAATAA
- a CDS encoding ankyrin repeat domain-containing protein: MLRFLLLALAIGIAGASHAQTGPSASDIVSYTGLHLAAHEGDVDEINRLIAAGADLNIRDRSLRTPAHIAAFASHDDALTALANGGADMNALENGIYDVLTIAAVVNDPEMVSLAMQLGNKPDLITSVYDGTALIAAAHLGHHDVVARLVAGGAPLDHINNLTWTALIEAVVLGDGGTDHIKTVQILVEAGADKSIGDRDGVTPLQHATSRGYTEIVDILK; encoded by the coding sequence ATGCTTCGTTTTTTGCTGCTCGCTTTGGCAATTGGCATCGCTGGCGCTTCCCATGCACAAACGGGCCCGTCTGCGTCGGACATCGTGTCTTATACCGGCCTGCATCTTGCAGCCCATGAGGGCGATGTGGATGAGATCAACCGTCTGATCGCAGCAGGTGCTGATCTGAACATCCGTGATCGGTCCCTGCGCACCCCTGCGCATATCGCGGCCTTTGCCTCACATGATGACGCGCTGACAGCTCTCGCAAACGGTGGCGCAGATATGAATGCCTTGGAAAACGGTATCTATGATGTTCTGACGATAGCAGCGGTGGTGAATGATCCTGAGATGGTCTCGCTTGCCATGCAGCTTGGCAATAAGCCCGATCTGATCACCAGCGTTTATGACGGCACCGCCTTGATTGCCGCGGCCCACCTTGGGCACCATGATGTCGTGGCGCGTCTGGTGGCTGGTGGCGCACCACTGGATCATATCAACAATCTGACGTGGACGGCTTTGATTGAAGCGGTTGTCTTGGGTGACGGTGGCACAGACCACATCAAAACGGTGCAGATCCTCGTTGAGGCGGGCGCAGATAAATCCATCGGAGATCGCGATGGGGTTACACCGCTGCAACACGCCACGTCACGCGGCTACACCGAAATTGTCGACATCCTGAAATAG
- a CDS encoding GYD domain-containing protein, producing the protein MPRYIVTGSYTASAMKAMVENPSDREAAARSLVEAAGGTLESFYLTTGDNDFSIKVTIDDATDLISGLMATGASGAVSNLKTIRAFTSDEFTAMQTKAGEIAKAYKAPGS; encoded by the coding sequence ATGCCAAGATATATCGTAACCGGCAGCTACACGGCTTCGGCCATGAAGGCGATGGTCGAAAATCCGAGTGACCGAGAAGCGGCAGCCCGCTCCCTTGTCGAAGCAGCGGGCGGCACGCTTGAAAGCTTCTACCTGACTACTGGCGACAACGATTTCTCGATCAAAGTCACCATTGATGACGCTACCGACCTGATCTCCGGGCTTATGGCGACTGGTGCCAGCGGCGCGGTCAGCAATCTCAAGACCATACGGGCGTTCACTTCTGACGAATTTACCGCGATGCAAACAAAGGCGGGTGAGATTGCCAAAGCCTACAAAGCACCGGGTAGCTGA
- a CDS encoding ParB N-terminal domain-containing protein, whose protein sequence is MIDWPANKITKRKVERLVPYARNARTHSAEQVKEIAASIKEWGWTITVLIDEVGGIIAGQLWRGLLGRIVN, encoded by the coding sequence ATGATCGACTGGCCAGCCAACAAAATCACCAAGCGCAAGGTTGAAAGGCTCGTGCCTTATGCCCGCAACGCCCGCACGCACAGCGCCGAACAGGTGAAAGAGATTGCCGCCTCGATCAAGGAATGGGGTTGGACAATTACCGTGCTCATTGACGAGGTGGGCGGGATCATTGCAGGCCAACTCTGGCGGGGACTATTAGGCCGCATCGTAAACTAG
- a CDS encoding IS3 family transposase (programmed frameshift), with amino-acid sequence MGYSPERKAAVLKRMLPPNNLPVRQLSQEEGISEATLHKWRSQARGKGQLLPNADAGPEGWASRDKFAAVLETAAMNDADLAEYCRQRGLFAEQIKTWRVACEQANDWDRSSTARMSQATREEKKRIKVLERELARKDRALAETAALLVLRKMASANLGGRRGRMISTPHRQTAALLIEEAVTAGARRFKACAEMKLSARTLRRWTQGGQVQADQRPLAQRPEPRNKLSAEERAAVLAVCNSEEFASLPPSQIVPRLADQGQYLASESSFYRILRAQGQQQHRGRARPSTRRKPPTSYRAAGPCVVWTWDITWMPGPVAGMFFYLYLIVDIFSRKIVGWEVHEREAAELAATLIQKAVWSEACISRPLVLHADNGSPMKGATMKVTLEKLGIAASYSRPRVSNDNPFSEALFRTCKYRPDWPKKGFSTKTDAQAWVKSFATWYNNDHFHSAIRFVTPNMRHGGKDLDALANRAILYANARAQKPERWSGKTRNWKPAGAVWLNPERETGAPEIRDAA; translated from the exons ATGGGATATTCACCGGAACGCAAGGCCGCTGTGCTGAAGCGGATGCTTCCGCCGAACAACCTACCTGTGCGGCAATTGTCGCAGGAGGAGGGGATTTCGGAGGCGACACTGCACAAATGGCGGTCTCAGGCGCGTGGCAAGGGTCAGCTTTTGCCGAATGCCGATGCTGGCCCCGAGGGTTGGGCCTCGCGCGACAAGTTTGCGGCGGTGCTGGAGACGGCTGCGATGAATGACGCCGATCTGGCGGAATACTGTCGCCAGCGCGGCCTTTTTGCCGAACAGATCAAGACGTGGCGCGTGGCCTGCGAGCAGGCGAACGACTGGGATCGCAGCAGCACGGCCCGAATGAGCCAGGCCACAAGGGAAGAGAAGAAGCGGATCAAGGTTCTGGAGCGGGAACTGGCCCGCAAGGACCGCGCCCTGGCAGAAACCGCCGCCCTTCTGGTTCTCAGAAAAATGGCTTCAGCGA ATCTGGGGGGGCGACGAGGACGCATGATCAGTACCCCACATCGCCAAACCGCCGCCCTGCTGATCGAAGAAGCGGTCACCGCTGGCGCGCGCCGTTTCAAAGCCTGTGCCGAGATGAAACTCAGCGCGCGGACATTGCGCCGCTGGACGCAGGGCGGTCAGGTTCAGGCTGACCAGCGCCCCCTGGCCCAACGTCCGGAGCCGCGCAACAAGCTTAGCGCAGAAGAACGCGCCGCCGTTCTGGCTGTCTGCAATAGCGAGGAGTTTGCCAGCCTCCCGCCCAGCCAAATCGTTCCCAGATTGGCCGATCAAGGGCAATATCTGGCCTCGGAATCCAGCTTTTACCGCATCCTGCGCGCGCAGGGACAGCAGCAGCACCGTGGCCGGGCAAGGCCAAGCACCCGGCGCAAGCCGCCAACCAGTTACAGAGCTGCCGGTCCTTGCGTGGTCTGGACTTGGGACATCACCTGGATGCCGGGGCCGGTGGCAGGCATGTTCTTCTACCTGTATCTGATCGTGGACATCTTCAGTCGCAAAATTGTGGGCTGGGAGGTCCATGAACGCGAAGCTGCGGAATTGGCAGCGACGCTGATCCAAAAGGCAGTCTGGTCCGAAGCCTGCATCTCGCGACCACTGGTTCTGCATGCTGATAACGGCAGCCCTATGAAGGGCGCGACAATGAAGGTAACGCTCGAAAAGCTGGGCATCGCGGCGTCCTACAGCCGCCCGCGCGTCAGCAACGACAACCCATTTTCCGAGGCGCTATTTCGCACCTGCAAGTATCGCCCGGATTGGCCCAAAAAGGGTTTTTCCACGAAGACCGATGCCCAGGCCTGGGTGAAATCTTTCGCAACCTGGTACAACAATGATCACTTCCACAGCGCGATCCGCTTCGTCACGCCAAACATGCGCCACGGCGGAAAAGACCTCGATGCTCTCGCAAACCGTGCCATTCTCTATGCAAATGCACGGGCGCAAAAACCAGAACGATGGTCAGGAAAGACGCGCAACTGGAAGCCCGCCGGAGCCGTCTGGCTGAACCCTGAACGCGAAACCGGCGCCCCAGAAATAAGAGACGCCGCATGA
- a CDS encoding potassium channel family protein — translation MSAFKQTVRGLYAGSGSTSVKFRYVLIMFDAVTIVFFVGTAHMEQGRFLSTTSFLVGVVILMDFSARLWIAKDRRALLKQIYTLADLVVVLSLLLDPLLSGNLAFLRILRGLRLIHSYHLLRDLRRDSPFFRTHEDAVIAAINLLVFVFVTATSVRVFFIDVDSSDTPYIDALYFTIATLTTTGFGDITLITPAGKLFSVFIMVVGVALFVRLAQAIFSPQKVRHRCKACGLYRHDPDAVHCKHCGEVVNIETGGVG, via the coding sequence ATGAGCGCGTTCAAACAGACGGTTCGGGGCCTTTACGCAGGGTCCGGGTCCACTTCGGTCAAGTTTCGCTATGTGCTGATCATGTTTGATGCTGTCACAATCGTGTTCTTTGTTGGCACCGCACATATGGAGCAGGGTCGTTTTCTGAGCACGACCAGCTTTCTGGTGGGAGTGGTGATCTTGATGGATTTCTCAGCCCGCCTCTGGATCGCCAAAGATCGCCGCGCCTTGCTGAAACAAATCTACACGCTGGCTGATCTGGTGGTGGTTCTGTCGCTATTGCTGGATCCGTTGTTGTCCGGAAACTTGGCGTTCCTACGGATTTTGCGGGGGTTGCGCTTGATCCACTCCTATCATCTGCTGCGCGATCTACGGCGGGACAGCCCGTTTTTTCGCACACACGAGGACGCGGTGATCGCCGCTATCAATCTGCTGGTTTTTGTCTTTGTCACCGCAACGTCGGTGCGGGTCTTTTTTATCGACGTGGACAGCAGTGACACGCCCTATATTGATGCGCTCTATTTCACCATCGCGACATTGACCACCACCGGGTTTGGCGACATCACTCTGATAACACCTGCGGGTAAGTTGTTTTCAGTCTTTATCATGGTGGTTGGTGTGGCTCTGTTTGTGCGGCTGGCGCAGGCTATATTTTCGCCCCAGAAAGTGCGTCACAGGTGCAAGGCATGCGGCCTGTATCGTCATGACCCGGACGCGGTGCATTGCAAACACTGCGGTGAGGTAGTGAACATCGAAACCGGTGGCGTGGGTTAG
- a CDS encoding potassium channel family protein encodes MNSLKKLFRGLRVALRDGRVKSILAFTIAIVLWASVFYRYVEGWSWLDSIYFSVVTISTVGFGDFSPETAPGKIFTMFYIVIGLGIFVTAVTTVADSILSQSGEGESDEQ; translated from the coding sequence TTGAATTCTCTGAAGAAACTATTTCGTGGATTGCGCGTGGCGCTAAGGGATGGCCGGGTAAAGAGTATTTTGGCCTTTACGATAGCGATCGTGCTTTGGGCCTCAGTTTTCTATCGCTATGTCGAGGGATGGAGTTGGTTGGATTCCATATATTTTTCCGTCGTAACAATTTCGACTGTTGGGTTCGGTGACTTCTCCCCTGAGACCGCGCCTGGTAAGATCTTCACCATGTTCTACATTGTCATTGGTCTCGGAATTTTTGTGACCGCAGTAACGACAGTAGCGGATTCAATTCTATCTCAAAGTGGCGAAGGAGAAAGCGACGAACAGTGA
- a CDS encoding AI-2E family transporter, protein MERTQNAKFVDLAIRMIFLGLFVYSAFLMVAPLASAVIWALILCVALYPLYDWLQSKLGGRKKVAATALALIGLAFTLGPVASAMFGATELWSEFADKAAAGGLKVPPPPEGLKDIPVVGAKAASIWSMFERNLDGALAKYAPQILDVSKTVFGKVLGIGLGLLGMALSVIIMGVLFVPGPNLVRGLRKFGNRVFAPRGGEFVDLAGATVRNVTKGVIGVAAIQAVVVWILLKMFGISSASTLALISLILSIIQIGPGLVLLPVIIYAWSSMSGGAALALTVLAVPVSIMDSFLRPVFISKGLDTPMLVILIGVLGGMMAYGLVGIFIGPVLLAVFYELFVLWIEAESEVDEVVPGDAG, encoded by the coding sequence ATGGAACGCACGCAAAATGCAAAGTTTGTAGACTTGGCAATTCGAATGATTTTTTTGGGGCTATTCGTTTACAGCGCCTTCTTAATGGTGGCCCCATTGGCAAGTGCGGTGATCTGGGCACTCATTCTTTGTGTGGCATTATACCCGTTATACGATTGGCTTCAAAGCAAGCTTGGCGGCCGAAAAAAAGTGGCGGCGACTGCACTGGCCCTCATTGGTTTGGCGTTCACATTGGGGCCTGTGGCTTCGGCCATGTTTGGAGCTACAGAGCTTTGGTCGGAATTCGCAGACAAAGCCGCCGCCGGGGGACTAAAGGTTCCACCGCCACCTGAAGGCCTAAAGGATATTCCTGTCGTTGGCGCCAAAGCTGCTAGCATCTGGTCGATGTTCGAAAGAAACTTGGATGGGGCACTGGCAAAATACGCCCCCCAGATTCTGGACGTCTCAAAAACAGTCTTTGGCAAAGTCTTGGGGATTGGTCTCGGTCTGCTGGGAATGGCACTTTCTGTGATTATTATGGGTGTACTTTTTGTACCGGGGCCAAATCTCGTGCGGGGCCTGCGAAAATTTGGCAACCGCGTCTTTGCTCCGCGCGGTGGTGAGTTCGTTGATTTGGCGGGCGCCACTGTGCGGAACGTGACAAAAGGAGTCATTGGAGTTGCCGCGATTCAAGCGGTTGTTGTCTGGATCCTACTAAAGATGTTTGGGATTTCGTCGGCCTCTACGCTTGCCTTGATCAGCCTGATCCTGTCGATCATTCAGATCGGCCCTGGCCTCGTTCTGTTGCCTGTGATCATCTACGCGTGGAGCTCTATGTCGGGCGGTGCCGCTCTTGCGCTGACCGTGCTGGCGGTTCCGGTGAGCATTATGGACAGTTTCCTGCGTCCGGTCTTTATTTCCAAAGGCTTAGATACACCGATGCTCGTCATCTTGATTGGCGTTTTGGGCGGGATGATGGCCTATGGCCTGGTCGGTATATTCATTGGCCCGGTGTTGTTAGCCGTTTTCTATGAGTTGTTTGTCCTCTGGATAGAAGCTGAGTCCGAAGTCGATGAGGTGGTTCCAGGAGACGCAGGATGA